A genomic region of Herbaspirillum sp. DW155 contains the following coding sequences:
- a CDS encoding tyrosine-type recombinase/integrase, producing MARWLDHGVTPPAPLPEDTDEALAYLTHVLGHTCYERWTLAKIKRAFSSLGTAKVEMRSVFDLLLDHTEVVEWWESGRLRTAATDNAPSPQDTLNRLLRTYRRRFRHWEPIQVQASDSGDHQRWVAAIDPQHVRTLVAWLSRSGRFVNQEASTNTLATFDDCQAFSLFLRDRASRSRHTLRAYAADLRRLISWCRDRQIGPLSNLTRNDLLAYRDSLCVARISISDQGQQRVVAPSERTQARALAVVASLYQYWFDTGYLIANPASGLVTGTQARNEFSPKRFLSPTALNACDAWLDTPIEGKTELALLRRRAIWVLYRYGGIRLAELAWHVDTNLPRVVVEDDGKWTLYVHGKGNKDRAIPLPDVAANALTTYRIARGLTAQPAAHEVAPLIHGFKGGALQESGLYSEVKAIFEEVATTLRPNDGALASLLEAASPHWLRHAYAKALVVDHQVPLPVAQALLGHASVQTTASYSKTDLAQLRNFVETSFTNGGK from the coding sequence ATGGCACGCTGGCTCGATCACGGCGTAACTCCACCAGCGCCACTGCCTGAAGACACCGATGAGGCGTTGGCATATCTCACCCATGTGCTCGGGCACACCTGCTATGAACGCTGGACGCTGGCCAAGATAAAGCGTGCTTTTTCTTCGCTGGGGACGGCGAAGGTCGAGATGCGATCAGTATTTGATCTATTGCTCGATCATACCGAGGTCGTTGAGTGGTGGGAAAGTGGTCGCCTTCGCACTGCTGCAACGGATAACGCACCCAGTCCGCAAGATACATTGAACCGACTTCTTCGCACGTATCGTCGACGATTCCGGCATTGGGAACCCATACAGGTGCAGGCATCAGACTCTGGCGATCACCAGAGATGGGTCGCGGCTATCGATCCCCAGCATGTCCGAACGCTCGTGGCCTGGCTTTCGCGTAGCGGGCGCTTTGTTAACCAAGAAGCTTCCACGAATACGCTGGCGACCTTTGACGACTGCCAAGCGTTCTCCCTGTTTTTGCGTGACCGGGCAAGTCGCTCCCGGCATACTTTGCGTGCATATGCCGCCGATCTACGACGCCTCATCAGCTGGTGCCGGGATCGGCAGATAGGACCGCTTTCCAACCTTACTCGTAACGATTTGCTGGCTTACCGCGATTCGTTATGCGTGGCCCGCATCAGCATCTCCGACCAAGGTCAGCAACGTGTTGTGGCGCCTAGTGAGCGCACGCAGGCGCGAGCACTGGCCGTCGTCGCTAGTCTCTATCAATATTGGTTCGATACCGGTTATCTCATCGCCAACCCAGCCTCTGGCTTGGTCACCGGCACGCAGGCCAGGAATGAGTTTTCTCCAAAACGATTTCTTTCCCCGACCGCACTCAATGCCTGCGACGCCTGGCTAGATACGCCAATCGAAGGAAAGACTGAGTTGGCACTCCTGCGCAGGCGTGCAATCTGGGTTCTGTACCGTTATGGCGGAATTCGCCTTGCAGAACTGGCGTGGCATGTCGACACCAACTTGCCGCGTGTCGTTGTAGAGGATGACGGCAAATGGACGCTCTACGTCCATGGCAAAGGCAATAAGGATCGGGCCATTCCATTACCGGATGTCGCGGCAAACGCCCTCACGACCTATCGCATTGCGCGCGGATTGACTGCGCAGCCTGCCGCCCACGAGGTGGCACCGCTAATCCATGGATTCAAAGGCGGCGCATTGCAGGAGAGCGGCTTGTACAGTGAGGTGAAGGCGATTTTTGAGGAAGTCGCCACCACTCTTCGACCGAACGATGGCGCTCTGGCGTCGTTACTAGAGGCCGCTTCACCGCATTGGTTACGCCATGCGTATGCAAAGGCACTGGTGGTCGATCACCAGGTGCCACTTCCAGTTGCGCAAGCTTTACTCGGCCATGCGTCTGTGCAAACGACTGCCAGCTATTCCAAGACAGATTTGGCCCAGTTGCGTAATTTCGTTGAGACCAGTTTTACTAACGGTGGCAAGTAA
- a CDS encoding glutaminase codes for MLTTGTNEYSGMTAFAIGLPTKSGVGGGVLSVIPGRGCICAWSPRLDPRGNSVCAMKALELRSNTAGLSVFA; via the coding sequence ATGCTCACTACCGGCACCAATGAGTATTCCGGCATGACCGCCTTCGCCATTGGCCTGCCCACCAAGAGCGGCGTGGGTGGCGGCGTGCTGTCGGTGATCCCAGGGCGCGGCTGCATCTGCGCCTGGTCGCCGCGACTGGACCCGCGAGGTAATTCGGTGTGCGCAATGAAGGCGCTGGAACTGAGGTCGAACACGGCCGGGCTATCGGTATTCGCCTGA
- a CDS encoding PepSY-associated TM helix domain-containing protein, with amino-acid sequence MKEGLRQSMAWLHTWCGLLVCWVLLLVFAGGSASYFKEEISLWMMPELHASAAAPVTQAQAIERAAAYLQQRAPQAERWFITLPDERSVAMRVGWIAPPAAAGKEAASSPRSRFKSERIDAATGQPLARVRDTRGGEFLYRLHFDLHYLPVQWARWIVSVCALFMLVAIVSGVITHRRIFADFFTFRRNKGQRSWLDAHNATAVLALPFHLMITYTGLITLMFMIMPWGVQSAYRDQGGEKAFFEEVFPGGAGRVKATGVAAPLTALPALAERARQHWQGAPLALVVVNNPGDAKATVVVTRQKLATLSSLQPALFFEGVSGRQVAALGEAVSATAVTRGALVGLHLAHFADPWLRMLFFLCGLCGYLMVATGALLWAVKTRQKQAKAIAAGARAGFGLRLVEALNLGAIAGLPIAFASYFWANRLLPVELAGRAQMEIHLFFAAWATAAVLAQIRPSLGMWRLQLGAGAALFLGLPVLNVFTTHSHLGVTLLQGRGPWAVAGCDLTLLALGSALALAAHLLARRQRASQERSVPVRRAAHPAVAKEIA; translated from the coding sequence ATGAAGGAGGGATTGCGGCAGTCCATGGCCTGGTTGCACACCTGGTGCGGGCTGCTGGTGTGCTGGGTATTGTTGCTGGTGTTTGCCGGCGGCAGTGCCAGTTACTTCAAGGAAGAGATCAGCCTGTGGATGATGCCCGAGCTGCACGCCAGCGCCGCCGCGCCGGTAACGCAGGCCCAAGCGATCGAACGTGCAGCCGCTTATCTGCAGCAACGCGCGCCGCAGGCCGAGCGCTGGTTCATCACCTTGCCGGACGAACGCAGCGTGGCCATGCGGGTCGGCTGGATCGCGCCGCCTGCTGCTGCCGGCAAGGAAGCAGCGAGTTCCCCGCGCAGCCGCTTCAAGAGCGAGCGTATCGATGCCGCCACCGGCCAGCCCTTGGCGCGGGTACGTGATACGCGGGGCGGCGAGTTCCTATATCGCCTGCATTTCGACCTGCATTACCTGCCGGTGCAGTGGGCACGTTGGATCGTGAGCGTGTGTGCGCTCTTCATGCTGGTGGCCATCGTCAGCGGCGTGATTACGCACCGGCGCATCTTCGCCGATTTTTTCACTTTCCGCCGCAACAAGGGCCAGCGCTCCTGGCTTGATGCGCACAACGCCACGGCAGTGCTGGCGCTGCCTTTCCACCTGATGATCACCTACACCGGGCTGATCACGCTGATGTTCATGATCATGCCGTGGGGCGTGCAAAGCGCTTATCGCGACCAGGGCGGCGAGAAGGCCTTCTTCGAGGAAGTGTTTCCGGGCGGCGCCGGACGCGTCAAGGCGACGGGCGTGGCGGCGCCGCTGACCGCGCTGCCGGCCCTGGCCGAACGCGCGCGGCAGCACTGGCAAGGCGCACCGCTGGCGCTGGTGGTGGTCAACAACCCGGGTGATGCCAAGGCGACAGTGGTCGTCACGCGCCAGAAACTGGCCACACTTTCGTCACTGCAACCGGCGCTGTTCTTCGAGGGCGTCAGCGGACGTCAAGTGGCGGCGCTCGGTGAGGCAGTCAGCGCCACGGCGGTCACGCGCGGCGCTTTGGTCGGACTGCACCTGGCACATTTCGCCGATCCCTGGCTGCGTATGCTGTTCTTCCTGTGCGGGCTGTGCGGCTACCTGATGGTGGCCACCGGTGCCTTGCTGTGGGCCGTCAAGACGCGCCAGAAACAAGCCAAGGCCATCGCCGCTGGTGCCCGAGCCGGGTTCGGCCTGCGGCTGGTAGAGGCGCTCAACCTCGGTGCCATTGCCGGATTGCCGATCGCCTTCGCCAGCTACTTCTGGGCCAATCGCCTGCTGCCGGTGGAACTGGCGGGGCGCGCTCAGATGGAGATCCACCTGTTTTTTGCCGCCTGGGCGACCGCGGCGGTGCTGGCGCAGATCCGCCCCAGCCTGGGCATGTGGCGCTTGCAGCTGGGTGCAGGGGCAGCGCTGTTCCTGGGTCTGCCGGTGCTTAATGTGTTCACTACACATTCGCACCTGGGCGTGACGCTGCTGCAGGGGCGTGGGCCGTGGGCGGTAGCCGGATGCGATCTCACGCTGCTGGCGCTGGGATCGGCATTGGCGCTGGCCGCACACCTGCTTGCACGGCGTCAGCGTGCGTCGCAGGAACGATCGGTGCCGGTGCGGCGCGCAGCGCATCCTGCAGTCGCGAAGGAAATCGCATGA
- a CDS encoding DUF3325 domain-containing protein has translation MSAPGFLLALVLAGGAWSALAMAMDRHYADIHGRGVEPAPPLRMRLRGAAVLGLLASLALNVHMQGWGVGLVAELGVLTLAALLLVLAVSYWPARLPAITRALLLGALPLMVWWVSAVTPF, from the coding sequence ATGAGCGCCCCGGGCTTCCTGCTGGCGCTGGTGCTGGCTGGCGGCGCATGGAGCGCGCTGGCCATGGCGATGGATCGCCACTACGCCGATATCCACGGACGCGGCGTCGAACCCGCGCCGCCGCTGCGCATGCGCTTGCGCGGCGCAGCCGTGCTGGGCTTGCTGGCCAGCCTGGCCCTCAACGTCCACATGCAGGGCTGGGGCGTCGGCCTGGTGGCTGAGCTGGGCGTGTTGACGCTGGCTGCGCTGTTGCTGGTACTGGCCGTGAGCTACTGGCCTGCGCGCCTGCCTGCGATAACGCGTGCGCTGCTGCTCGGCGCGCTGCCCCTGATGGTGTGGTGGGTGAGCGCAGTCA
- a CDS encoding DUF3649 domain-containing protein has translation MTSAAPSGLRYRLAVLSRTLAAVGGGYVLTTLATMVAARFLPMGRADAVMTATMLSFAVFTCAVIWVFAARSAWRAWYGLALPALALALLAWFGRVLP, from the coding sequence ATGACTTCTGCGGCCCCGTCCGGCTTGCGCTACCGGTTGGCCGTGCTCTCTCGCACGCTGGCTGCCGTGGGCGGCGGCTACGTGCTGACCACGCTGGCGACGATGGTGGCGGCGCGCTTCCTGCCCATGGGGCGGGCCGATGCGGTGATGACGGCGACCATGTTGTCCTTTGCGGTCTTCACGTGTGCCGTGATCTGGGTCTTTGCGGCCCGCAGTGCCTGGCGCGCCTGGTACGGGCTGGCCTTGCCGGCCCTGGCGCTGGCGTTGCTGGCCTGGTTCGGACGGGTGCTGCCATGA